One Nicotiana tabacum cultivar K326 chromosome 23, ASM71507v2, whole genome shotgun sequence genomic window, atgtcgagCTTTTCTTTTCCACACTTctgtttttatttgatttgaactcttttaaatggaggttttatatcaaataaccttgaaattatctttaaaatgaaaatatcggtttgttttggaaatgagtcggcttgcctagttccacgataggcgccatcacgacaggggttagttttgggtcgtgacacttatcaGGGCTTTTTTTACAGTATGCGAATGAGGTCATCTCCAAAGTAGCATGCTAATACTAATACTATCAGGggtgtaattgtcatattattacgaATTTTTTATCAACTgactaccaaatcaataattttaaaaaatagggtACAAATTAAAATGTGACACAAATATATGGTACGGGTGCAAATTCCCCTTAGTTGCCAAACCATTTAAGGTCCAACTACAAAGGGACTAGGTCTAACAAGACCAAATTTTTAGACCTAACTTTCTACTTCGCTAAGGCACATTGTTATTATCGCCGCaaattaggttttttttttttgtctaatTTCATCGTGGAATGAAGTATTTCAACATATTCAAATCAGGTCGTGAATGCATAGGGTCTAATCTCCAATGAAAATGAAGTCTAACGGAGGAAAAAAATGTGAGTAAAAATTGTTCTACACGAGATTTAACAGTAAGAATATTGAGTAGTCTATTCTTGTCGTCATTATCTTTATGTCAACACTCCAAAACAGATTAAACTTTTTTGTGCTTTCTCCACTGCTACCTTTGATAACTTTTAGCTCTTTTCTTGCACTAAATTCGTCTCATTTGTCGCAGTTGATCCCGTGAATGATACTCCATGATATATGCTTCTACCActtatttaataataaataaataaataaaagcttcTAAGAACTCTGCAACGACCAACGAACTCTTCAACTACCAACTACTATATAAACGGGTACTTCCCTCCAATATAACTCAAAACTTTTTCGAGCCATAGTATTATAACATTACTAAGGGAAGAGAAATGGCTCATTTTATTGGGGCTTCTTTAAACATGCTGATTTTATGCTTCACCTTCTTCCTCTTACTTAACCTTTCTCATAATTTTGCCTTTGCTTTCACTTCTCAAGATTACTCTAATGCTCTTGAGAAATCAATTCTCTTTTTCGAGGGACAGAGGTCTGGAAAGTTGCCTGCAAATCAACGCCTTAATTGGAGGGGTGATTCTGGCTTATCCGATGGTTCCGGTTACCATGTATAATCCTTAGATATTCTTATATTATTAATTAGTCCATTAATTTCTACTACATTTTAACGATAACATGATTACTAACTCCTTTTGTTTGTTTTAGGTTGACCTAGTAGGAGGATATTATGATGCAGGGGACAATATTAAGTTTGGGCTGCCAATGGCATTCACAACAACTCTACTAGCTTGGAGTGTAATCGAATTTGGAAGTTCCATGCACAACCAACTTGTCAATGCTAAAGAAGCGATTCGTTGGAGTACTGATTATCTTCTTAAAGCAGCTACAGCGAGCCCCAACACGCTATACGTGCAAGTAGGAGATCCAAATGAAGATCACAAGTGTTGGGAAAGACCTGAGGATATGGACACACCGCGCAATGTGTACAAAGTGTCGCCACAGAATCCAGGTTCTGATGTTGCAGCTGAAACTGCTGCTGCTTTGGCTGCTGCCTCTATTGTGTTCAAAGATTCTGATCCTTCTTATTCCTCTAAATTACTGCATACTGCACAAGAGGTAACTAGCATTGTCCTGCAcatttttatcttcttttgtGATTCTTATTCATTATATATATTCTAACAGATTTGACTTGCGTGTTACAGGTGTTTGATTTTGCGGACAGGTATAGAGGTTCATATAGTGACAGTCTCAGTTCAGTGGTCTGCCCATTTTACTGCTCTTACTCTGGATACCATGTAAGATGAAACGTTACTTTGGATACTATAGTTAGAGTCGTTTTGATTAGCTGATTAAAAGTAGCTGATAAGtatctgaaaaatatttttaaatgctgaactgatttaataaataagcagttatgtGTATGAATAAGAATACTGAGTAAATACCCACTAACTTTATAATGTAACTTTTATTGATGTTTGACCATAAGTACATTTTGAAATATTCAGGATGAACTTTTGTGGGGAGCATCATGGCTTCATAGAGCTTCGCAAGATGCTTCTTATCTTGCTTATATCCAATCAAATGGCCAAACTTTGGGTGCTACTGAAGATGATTATTCCTTCAGTTGGGATGACAAGAGACCTGGAACCAAAATTGTTCTCTCAAAGGTTTAATTCCATTTAGTCTCAGtccaactttaaatttttttgccATATATAAACTCAGTCCTCTCATCCTTCCCTTGGTTTTCACAGGACTTCTTGGAAAAGAGTACTCAAGAATTCCAAGCATACAAAGTTCACTCAGACAACTATATCTGCTCTTTAATTCCAGGCTCACCTAGCTTTCAAGCTCAGTATACCCCAGGTCAGTAGTTGCATTTTCCTTCACCTTTGGCATGATTTTGTAAGTTACCTAAACAAGGGCGAATGGAGACTTTCTCCAATGGGCTCAAAaaaaccattttttttttaaCACGAATATAGATTCTATAAAGTTTTAACAAAT contains:
- the LOC107823285 gene encoding endoglucanase 1; this translates as MAHFIGASLNMLILCFTFFLLLNLSHNFAFAFTSQDYSNALEKSILFFEGQRSGKLPANQRLNWRGDSGLSDGSGYHVDLVGGYYDAGDNIKFGLPMAFTTTLLAWSVIEFGSSMHNQLVNAKEAIRWSTDYLLKAATASPNTLYVQVGDPNEDHKCWERPEDMDTPRNVYKVSPQNPGSDVAAETAAALAAASIVFKDSDPSYSSKLLHTAQEVFDFADRYRGSYSDSLSSVVCPFYCSYSGYHDELLWGASWLHRASQDASYLAYIQSNGQTLGATEDDYSFSWDDKRPGTKIVLSKDFLEKSTQEFQAYKVHSDNYICSLIPGSPSFQAQYTPGGLLFKGSASNLQYVTSSSFLLITYAKYLKSNGGAVSCGASRYPAEKLVELAKKQVDYILGDNPARISYMVGFGQRYPLRVHHRGSSLPSVHAHPGHIGCNEGFQSMNSGSPNPNVLVGAIVGGPDSKDNFEDDRNNYQQSEPATYINAPLVGALAFLSAKSI